In a genomic window of Lagopus muta isolate bLagMut1 chromosome 2, bLagMut1 primary, whole genome shotgun sequence:
- the SMYD2 gene encoding N-lysine methyltransferase SMYD2: MRSEAAPQPGGLERFASPGKGRGLRALRRYAVGELLFSCPAYTAVLTVSERGGHCDGCFARKEGLSKCGRCKQAFYCNVECQKEDWPMHKLECSAMCAFGQSWNPSETVRLTARILAKQKIYPERTQSEKLLAVKEFESHLDKLDNEKRELIQNDIAALHHFYSKHMEYPDNAALVVLFAQVNCNGFTIEDEELSHLGSAIFPDVALMNHSCCPNVIVTYKGTVAEVRAVKEIEPGEEVFTSYIDLLYPTEDRNDRLRDSYFFTCDCRECTMKEKDKEKLKIRKLNDPPSAEAVRDMIKYARNVIEEFRRAKHYKSPSELLEICELSLDKMGAVFEDSNVYMLHMMYQAMGVCLYVQDWEGALRYGQKIIRPYSKHYPSYSLNVASMWLKLGRLYVALENRPAGEKALKKAIAIMEVAHGKDHPYISEIKKELEDH; this comes from the exons ATGCGCTCGGAGGCGGCGCCGCAGCCCGGCGGCCTGGAGAGGTTCGCCAGTCCCGGCAAGGGCCGGGGCCTGCGGGCTCTGAGGCGCTACGCCGTGGGagagctgctcttcagctgcCCGGCCTACACCGCCGTGCTGACCGTCAGCGAGCGCGGCGGCCACTGCGACGGCTGCTTCGCCAG gaaagaaggacTGTCCAAGTGTGGAAGATGTAAGCAGGCCTTTTACTGCAATGTGGAATGTCAG AAGGAAGACTGGCCAATGCATAAGCTAGAATGTTCCGCCATGTGTGCTTTTGGGCAGAGCTGGAATCCCTCGGAGACAGTGAGGCTAACGGCAAGGATCCTTGCCAAACAG AAAATTTACCCTGAGAGAACACAGTCAGAGAAGCTGCTTGCTGTGAAAGAATTTGAATCAC ACCTTGACAAACTAGACAATGAAAAGAGAGAGCTGATTCAGAACGACATTGCTGCTCTTCATCACTTTTATTCAAAGCACATGGAGTACCCTGACAATGCTGCTCTTGTAGTTCTCTTTGCACAA GTTAACTGCAATGGTTTCACGATTGAAGATGAAGAACTGTCTCATTTGGGATCAGCCATATTTCCTGA TGTTGCACTGATGAACCATAGCTGTTGCCCAAATGTGATCGTAACTTACAAAGGGACAGTGGCTGAAGTAAGAGCTGTGAAAGAGATTGAACCTGGAGAAGAG GTTTTTACCAGCTATATTGACCTGTTGTATCCCACAGAAGACAGGAATGACAGGTTAAGAGACTCCTATTTTTTCACTTGTGATTGCAGGGAGTGCACTATGAAGGAAAAG GataaagagaaactgaaaatccGCAAGCTGAATGAtcctccatcagcagaggcGGTACGAGACATGATCAAATATGCCAGGAACGTGATAGAGGAATTCAGACGAGCCAAACACTACAAAT CTCCCAGTGAATTACTGGAGATCTGTGAGCTCAGCTTGGATAAGATGGGTGCAGTGTTTGAAGACAGCAATGTCTACATGTTACATATGATGTACCAGGCCATGGGTGTCTGTCTGTATGTGCAGGATTGGGAAGGTGCACTGCGTTATGGGCAAAAAATTATCAGACCATACAG taagcattATCCCTCCTACTCGCTGAACGTTGCCTCCATGTGGCTGAAATTAGGGAGACTGTACGTGGCACTGGAGAACAGACCAGCTGGAGAGAAAGCCCTGAAGAAG GCAATTGCCATCATGGAAGTAGCACACGGGAAAGATCATCCATACATTTCAGAGATCAAAAAGGAATTAGAGGACCACTGA